A region of the Pseudomonas sp. A34-9 genome:
AGGAATCGCCCATCGCTGCCGAGGTTGTCAGTGAAGGCCGCACATTGCGCACCTGGAATATGCCCGGCAACTGGATCAATCGGCTCGACCTCGCCTTTGAAACGCGGCAAAGCCCGGGCATCGATCAACGTCAGTGCCGGTTGACCCAGCCGCTGTTGCAGTTGCTCGGCGCTGAGCAGCAAGCTCATGTCCGGCTGGCCACTGAAATGGCCCGTGGTGGTGGTCGGCGCATCCAGACTCAACGGCAAACCCGCCGCATGCCAGGCCTTGAGTCCGCCATCGAGAATGAACACGCCGTCACGCTTGCCCAGCCATGCCAGCAACCACCACGCCCGCGCGGCGTAGGCACCGGGGCCGTCGTCATAAAGCACCACATCGCTGTCATTGTTGATGCCCCACGCTTGCAGACGCTCGTTCAGCGCTGCCGGATCCGGTAGCGGATGCCGACCGGTCACGCCTTTGACCACTTTGCCGCTGAGGTCACGTTCAAGATCGGCGAAGCTCGCCCCGGCAATGTGCCCTTCGGCATAGCTGCGCTGACCGTAGTCCGGGTCTTCGAGGGCAAAACGACAATCGAGAATCACCAGCCCCGGCTGCGCCTTGCGGGCATCCAGTGCTTCGGGGCTGATCAGTTGCGCAATCGGCATAACGGGCTCCTGGGGGATTTCAACAGAACGGTTTATTTCACGTCTTCAAGGGCCTGGGCCAGCGGCACGTAGAACTCCTCGAACAACGCGTTGACCTCGTCTCGCGCCTGCTCGGTGACAAACCCGGCTTCCAGCACCAGCACCTGATACACGCCACGTTTAATGGCTTGCTCACTGAGGTGGTTGGAGTTTTCGCGGGTGGTGCACAGGAAGCGCACCCAGGATGTCAGGATGATCCAGGCATTGAGGGTCAGGGATTCGATCTGCACACGATCCATATCCAGGATTCCGGCAGCAACAAAACCTTCGTAGATCGCTGCGCCCTGAATCACGCAGCGCTGGGAAAATCGCCGATAACGGGCGGCCAGCTCCGGATCGCTGTCGAGCAGATGCTCGAGATCGCGGTGCAGAAAGCGGTAGCGCCACATCGCCGAGAGCAGTTCCTTGAGATAGAAACGCTTGTCCTCGACTGTTGCCGCGCGCCCCTGCGGCGGGCGCAGAAAGCTGTCGACCAGGCTTTCGTACTCACTGAACAACACGGCGATGATCGCCTGCTTGTTAGGGAAGTGGTAGTACAGGTTGCCCGGAGAAATCTCCATGTGGGCGGCAATGTGATTGGTGCTGATACTGCGCTCGCCCTGCTGATTGAACAGTTCGAGGCTGTTGAGCACGATACGCTCGCTGGTTTTTATTCGTGGGGCCATGGCTTGAGCTTTAATTCAGAGTGCGTTGAGGGGCATCTTACGACCTAACCGGAAATGGATAAAACACTGCTGTGCAAGGAAGTCATTTGACTTTCTAGAGCATAGACTCTAAAAAGTTCATCATTACAATAAATCCGGAGCAGACCATGACTGCCGACATTGCTTACCTGCAAACGCTGCAACAACC
Encoded here:
- a CDS encoding TetR/AcrR family transcriptional regulator, with the protein product MAPRIKTSERIVLNSLELFNQQGERSISTNHIAAHMEISPGNLYYHFPNKQAIIAVLFSEYESLVDSFLRPPQGRAATVEDKRFYLKELLSAMWRYRFLHRDLEHLLDSDPELAARYRRFSQRCVIQGAAIYEGFVAAGILDMDRVQIESLTLNAWIILTSWVRFLCTTRENSNHLSEQAIKRGVYQVLVLEAGFVTEQARDEVNALFEEFYVPLAQALEDVK
- a CDS encoding sulfurtransferase — its product is MPIAQLISPEALDARKAQPGLVILDCRFALEDPDYGQRSYAEGHIAGASFADLERDLSGKVVKGVTGRHPLPDPAALNERLQAWGINNDSDVVLYDDGPGAYAARAWWLLAWLGKRDGVFILDGGLKAWHAAGLPLSLDAPTTTTGHFSGQPDMSLLLSAEQLQQRLGQPALTLIDARALPRFKGEVEPIDPVAGHIPGAQCAAFTDNLGSDGRFLPADQLKQRFAAKLGERSPADLVAYCGSGVTACHNLFALCLAGYPLAALYAGSWSEWINEPSRGIATGE